The following proteins are encoded in a genomic region of Methanoculleus bourgensis MS2:
- a CDS encoding HEAT repeat domain-containing protein: MKYEDEDNVCQYVNEVLKALTYFDDINALESFASILDAEFDDLHPIVWHLTEEADRSTVEELAEFYEDDIEPLERILNGPYSIDIRKLIIHVLREIDTWSANQILVDVLNDKDEDEYLVAEAADALGANRFPEAFEPLCAMLTDKDRYTPDARSYAAAALGRIGEQRAVAPLAAVLTDPDEDDDILISFALEALKWLVLSDEESEDDAGEEMTDSVSPDSDDDTFAVLLGALEDSDYPMRELTIRGLAALKDPRAVSPILDAISDPEENEEYRALCRSAIGAIGRTGDASAVAALFRTLDMVADECKIFEDYRIGEEGALDEALKKVAGIGPEIIGPLREVVAGDYSLDIKATAIRTLGHISGPYPVPVLLEALKDTSCGGDIAAYAADELGTRKVGEAVDELCRIILDTEQYEEHSRLFAISALGEIGDPRALGSLREVFSDQDTFGELSAYVYEAFEEIIEVMESRSEDENLF; encoded by the coding sequence ATGAAGTACGAGGATGAGGATAACGTCTGCCAGTATGTCAACGAAGTCCTGAAAGCCCTCACGTATTTTGATGACATCAATGCTCTCGAGTCATTCGCCTCGATCCTTGACGCTGAGTTCGACGACCTTCATCCGATCGTCTGGCACCTGACCGAGGAAGCCGACCGTTCCACTGTTGAGGAACTGGCAGAGTTCTACGAGGACGACATTGAGCCATTGGAGCGGATATTGAACGGGCCGTATTCCATTGATATACGAAAACTTATCATCCACGTTCTCCGCGAGATCGACACCTGGAGTGCCAATCAGATTCTCGTCGATGTGCTCAATGATAAAGACGAGGATGAGTATCTGGTAGCCGAAGCCGCCGATGCACTGGGAGCGAACCGGTTCCCTGAAGCCTTCGAACCGCTCTGCGCGATGTTGACCGATAAGGATCGCTATACCCCCGACGCCCGGAGTTATGCAGCAGCCGCCCTTGGCCGGATCGGTGAACAGCGGGCTGTGGCGCCGCTCGCAGCAGTCCTGACCGACCCGGATGAGGATGATGACATACTTATCTCCTTTGCCCTTGAAGCATTGAAATGGCTTGTTCTCAGTGACGAGGAGTCCGAAGACGACGCAGGTGAGGAGATGACAGACAGTGTGTCACCTGATAGCGATGATGACACCTTCGCAGTCCTTCTGGGGGCTCTTGAAGACTCTGACTACCCTATGAGAGAATTGACGATACGAGGACTGGCTGCGTTGAAGGATCCGCGGGCAGTCTCTCCGATTCTGGATGCCATCAGCGATCCGGAAGAGAACGAGGAGTATCGCGCACTCTGTCGGAGCGCAATCGGTGCAATCGGGAGGACCGGTGATGCGTCTGCGGTTGCGGCGCTGTTCCGGACGCTCGACATGGTTGCGGACGAATGCAAAATCTTTGAGGATTATCGCATCGGTGAAGAGGGGGCACTGGATGAGGCGTTAAAAAAGGTTGCTGGCATAGGTCCAGAGATCATCGGGCCGCTTAGGGAGGTTGTCGCCGGGGACTACTCGCTGGATATCAAGGCGACGGCAATTCGGACATTAGGGCATATATCTGGCCCGTATCCGGTACCGGTCCTGCTCGAAGCCCTGAAAGACACCTCTTGTGGGGGAGATATTGCGGCATACGCTGCCGATGAACTGGGCACACGCAAGGTGGGGGAAGCCGTAGATGAGCTCTGCAGGATTATCCTTGACACTGAGCAGTACGAAGAACATTCTCGCTTATTTGCGATATCCGCCCTCGGGGAGATCGGCGATCCGCGGGCCCTCGGATCGCTCCGGGAAGTGTTTTCGGATCAGGATACGTTCGGGGAGCTTTCTGCTTACGTGTATGAGGCGTTTGAGGAAATCATCGAGGTGATGGAGTCTCGCTCGGAGGATGAGAATTTATTTTAG
- a CDS encoding restriction endonuclease, producing the protein MVKIEPDTTIWGIHAGKTGDADSTFLKKNYVAIGWHQMGDLSSLSADREAFKERVAQIYPDKKPGAIPNIAGQTYRFVHEIREGDLVAYPSKMDRQIHIGRITGSYRYDPGIDRTYPNVRPVEWIRHLPRTRFTQGALYEIGSAMSLFQVKNYADEFIAALKDQSSTVPTDDETVHLVAEDIEQITHDFILKKVSAELKGHPLEDFIAHLLNVMGYQTRISPAGPDGGIDIIAHRDELGFEPPIIKVQVKSTDGSVSDPMVSSLYGKVDQKEYGLLVTLGVFTKQARNFARNKPNLRLIDGEELVTLVLKHYEHFDSRYKGLIPLKRVYIPESIEEGES; encoded by the coding sequence ATGGTAAAAATTGAACCTGACACTACAATATGGGGCATTCATGCCGGCAAGACAGGAGATGCTGATAGCACCTTCTTAAAAAAGAACTATGTCGCAATCGGCTGGCATCAGATGGGTGATCTCTCATCATTATCTGCTGATCGGGAAGCGTTTAAAGAACGGGTCGCACAGATATATCCCGATAAAAAGCCTGGCGCTATACCGAATATTGCCGGACAGACCTATCGCTTTGTCCATGAGATCCGCGAGGGCGATCTCGTTGCATATCCCTCGAAGATGGATCGTCAGATACACATCGGCAGAATAACAGGCTCCTATCGCTATGATCCGGGTATAGACAGAACCTATCCTAATGTGCGACCGGTGGAATGGATCCGCCACCTTCCTCGCACCCGCTTCACTCAGGGTGCCTTATATGAAATTGGCTCCGCAATGAGTTTGTTTCAGGTTAAAAACTACGCCGATGAATTTATCGCGGCTCTCAAAGATCAGTCCTCTACTGTACCCACCGATGATGAAACGGTGCACCTTGTCGCAGAGGATATTGAACAGATCACTCATGACTTCATTCTGAAGAAGGTGTCGGCAGAACTAAAAGGGCATCCTCTTGAAGATTTTATCGCTCATCTCCTTAATGTCATGGGATACCAGACCCGTATCTCGCCGGCAGGGCCTGATGGGGGAATTGACATAATAGCTCACAGGGATGAGCTTGGTTTTGAGCCGCCAATCATTAAGGTACAGGTGAAGAGCACTGATGGAAGCGTCAGCGATCCTATGGTCTCATCGCTTTACGGCAAGGTCGATCAGAAGGAGTATGGCCTTCTCGTCACCCTCGGAGTATTTACCAAACAGGCCAGAAACTTTGCCCGGAACAAGCCCAATTTGCGGCTTATTGATGGGGAGGAGCTCGTCACCCTTGTCCTGAAACATTACGAACATTTTGACTCGCGCTACAAGGGATTGATCCCCCTGAAAAGGGTGTATATTCCTGAGTCGATAGAGGAAGGGGAGAGCTAA
- a CDS encoding GmrSD restriction endonuclease domain-containing protein, protein MSYTDRIRPTDKGITTYLDELRGKNYQIPTFQREIVWDKENVKKLWDSIYKFYPLGSILVWKTDIKLQNHREIGGHLITDDLVRPEYQYILDGQQRTTSLLTSLYGGKVKGREDFSPTLFIDLTVLDLDETDDESYKKRFLFWHEIDDRNGELKANIGKRRKFDEGLIVKLIDIQKDFGAIERCLVENGSGDYQNYDHPYRIQLRRVREVLDNYRVPFIELKGIQVSEVCQIFERINQAGKPLNIFDIVVAKTFRPETNGTKGFYLRELIEDLRDINKSQFLAIDDLTYLQILAILINRNVPGSGIQNITERYLNDIKAHQIEEVWDEAKRAVLKTFDFLENYLYLNGPQLIPYRYLYLTLTSYFYNNNTPNYHFLKQYYWFYCFHNEDLLSNTTHLFEHIEMLEQEKNHQNPKISRFLIDKEKLRTASYSSKGRFSRAILSLYANHKPKDWRNTDRDVLSSVYYILTDRPNLHHIFPVDYINRNPGSNRLDGNSLMNITYLTQITNLEISNRNPLEYIQDYCNNPDFERVMGSHLLPPEIVEWARMEMMPANALDVFIEKRIDLIIEALRTKVPSTNMEVIDTREGFSG, encoded by the coding sequence ATGAGTTATACCGATCGAATCAGGCCCACGGATAAAGGGATAACAACGTATTTAGATGAACTGCGTGGGAAGAACTATCAGATCCCGACATTTCAACGAGAAATAGTGTGGGACAAGGAAAATGTCAAAAAGCTCTGGGATAGCATTTACAAGTTTTATCCGTTAGGCAGCATTCTGGTCTGGAAGACAGATATTAAACTCCAGAATCACCGTGAAATCGGAGGACATCTCATCACTGATGACCTTGTTCGTCCTGAGTATCAATACATCCTTGATGGTCAGCAGAGGACAACGTCTCTGTTAACCTCATTGTATGGCGGGAAGGTGAAAGGTCGTGAAGATTTTTCCCCAACACTATTTATCGATCTGACAGTCCTGGATCTGGACGAAACAGACGATGAGAGTTATAAGAAGCGTTTCCTGTTTTGGCATGAGATTGATGACCGTAACGGGGAACTCAAGGCAAACATCGGAAAACGGCGAAAGTTCGACGAAGGGTTAATTGTCAAACTCATTGATATTCAGAAAGATTTTGGGGCAATCGAGCGGTGTCTGGTCGAGAACGGGAGCGGGGACTATCAGAATTATGACCATCCATACCGGATCCAGCTGAGACGTGTTCGCGAAGTGCTTGATAATTACCGCGTACCGTTTATAGAGTTGAAAGGCATTCAGGTATCAGAAGTCTGCCAGATCTTTGAAAGAATTAACCAGGCGGGAAAGCCGCTGAATATTTTTGATATCGTGGTTGCAAAGACCTTCAGACCCGAAACAAATGGGACGAAGGGATTTTATTTAAGAGAATTGATCGAGGATCTGAGAGATATAAACAAGAGCCAATTTCTGGCCATTGATGATCTGACCTACCTGCAGATATTGGCTATTCTGATCAACAGGAACGTCCCGGGCTCAGGTATACAAAATATAACCGAACGGTACCTAAACGACATTAAAGCACATCAGATCGAAGAGGTCTGGGACGAAGCAAAGAGAGCAGTTCTCAAAACATTCGATTTCCTGGAGAATTATCTGTATCTGAATGGGCCCCAATTAATTCCCTATCGATATCTGTATCTTACGCTTACGTCTTATTTCTACAATAATAACACGCCGAATTACCATTTTCTGAAACAATACTACTGGTTCTACTGTTTCCACAATGAGGATCTACTCAGCAATACGACTCATCTCTTTGAACATATCGAGATGCTCGAACAGGAGAAAAACCACCAGAATCCAAAGATCTCACGGTTCCTTATCGATAAGGAAAAATTACGGACAGCCTCGTACAGCTCGAAAGGTCGTTTTTCACGGGCCATTCTCTCCCTCTATGCCAACCATAAACCGAAAGACTGGAGGAACACCGATCGGGATGTGCTCTCAAGCGTGTACTATATCCTGACCGACAGACCGAATTTACATCATATATTCCCGGTGGATTACATCAACAGGAATCCCGGAAGCAACAGGCTCGACGGGAACAGCTTGATGAATATCACCTATCTGACGCAGATAACAAACCTTGAGATCAGCAACAGGAATCCTCTTGAATACATTCAGGACTATTGCAATAATCCAGATTTCGAGAGGGTAATGGGCAGCCATCTTCTCCCTCCGGAAATCGTTGAATGGGCACGCATGGAGATGATGCCCGCAAACGCATTGGACGTATTCATTGAGAAACGCATAGACCTGATAATCGAAGCATTACGCACGAAAGTCCCCTCCACAAACATGGAAGTGATTGATACTCGTGAGGGCTTTTCAGGGTAG
- the mntA gene encoding type VII toxin-antitoxin system MntA family adenylyltransferase antitoxin, protein MEIRAGAMAGRTLTRTARETIVAILTRNDAEWIAIFGSYARGSANPASDIDIPVRFARTKSLFSLVRIENELARALGMKVDLVTKNAVSPYLADAIYRDAVVIYDAGGPRVSSSHP, encoded by the coding sequence ATGGAGATACGGGCGGGCGCAATGGCAGGACGCACATTAACCAGGACGGCGCGGGAGACTATCGTCGCGATACTCACCCGGAACGATGCCGAATGGATCGCGATCTTCGGCTCCTATGCGCGGGGATCCGCCAACCCGGCGAGCGATATCGATATCCCGGTCCGGTTTGCCCGCACAAAAAGCCTCTTTTCGCTTGTCCGGATCGAGAACGAACTCGCCCGGGCTCTTGGCATGAAGGTGGACCTCGTCACCAAGAACGCCGTCAGTCCCTACCTTGCCGATGCAATATACCGTGATGCCGTGGTGATCTATGACGCCGGAGGACCTCGCGTATCTTCATCACATCCTTGA
- a CDS encoding HepT-like ribonuclease domain-containing protein: MTPEDLAYLHHILDAITSIEEFSEGVGGGAPKPPAGAHRDRAHADHYRRGCKDGSPELRKEYPEIPWREAAGMRDKIVHHHFSVDYEAVFLALRDDLTILEQRIRAILNEAGH; encoded by the coding sequence ATGACGCCGGAGGACCTCGCGTATCTTCATCACATCCTTGATGCCATAACGAGCATCGAGGAGTTCTCCGAAGGTGTCGGCGGAGGAGCTCCGAAACCGCCGGCTGGAGCGCACCGGGATCGAGCGCATGCTGACCATTATCGGCGAGGCTGTAAAGATGGTTCGCCGGAGTTGCGAAAAGAGTATCCGGAGATCCCCTGGAGAGAGGCTGCGGGGATGCGGGATAAGATCGTCCACCATCACTTCAGTGTAGATTACGAAGCAGTCTTCTTGGCACTACGCGATGATCTCACGATCCTCGAGCAGAGGATCAGGGCTATTCTTAATGAGGCCGGACACTAA
- a CDS encoding transglutaminase domain-containing protein: MTHRAITAILVASVLLLIAAAGCIATTEEKIITIAPADEAYARGLAEYGAGNYRVAEERFAEAYALYTGAGDADKALTARNAIFRTNRTVMEYPLDRSAAEAALRERVPGITDAAIAEWLDTRAQTIVSENETLYYLDVAGNYLYAHPDEMQKQTASGVDFDYIGRYAWAENRPEHGPYVNPVRYAGVERLEIPHEALPSTGILKIWFPLPVETESQRNVTVTNLSAPDFIVAGPFTTGAIGYVYYEVPADAVNGDLVITADIAFTSYEQIFEDIDPALVGEYNTSDPEYLLYTKSERNIELTDAVREKAREIVGSETNPHLQAQMIYYHIIETYPYSHVPHGSLDAREPKVAESTYMFETDHGDCGTQSLLFSAFCRSLGIPARTLGGYQMIMAETPGGHFWSEYYLPGYGWVPNDLTVAEAADWVAMPDEKRTAFKDYYAANLDPARLVIQKNVDAPMDPALPDDAVSFRVVRQSPAIVSDTADYDIELFCMGCFGISLETVD, from the coding sequence ATGACTCACCGAGCGATTACCGCAATCCTCGTGGCATCCGTCCTGCTCCTCATCGCTGCAGCAGGGTGCATTGCCACAACGGAAGAGAAGATCATTACTATTGCACCGGCCGACGAGGCCTACGCCCGGGGGCTCGCCGAATACGGAGCCGGCAACTACCGGGTCGCCGAAGAACGATTTGCCGAGGCCTACGCCCTCTACACCGGTGCCGGCGATGCGGATAAGGCGCTGACGGCGAGGAATGCCATCTTCCGGACGAACCGGACGGTCATGGAGTACCCGCTCGACCGTAGCGCCGCAGAGGCGGCGCTGCGGGAGAGGGTCCCCGGGATCACCGATGCGGCGATAGCCGAATGGCTGGACACTCGCGCCCAGACGATCGTCTCGGAGAACGAGACGCTCTACTACCTCGACGTCGCTGGCAACTACCTCTACGCGCACCCCGACGAGATGCAGAAGCAGACCGCGAGTGGTGTGGACTTCGACTACATCGGCCGGTATGCCTGGGCGGAGAACCGTCCGGAGCACGGGCCGTACGTGAACCCGGTCCGCTACGCGGGCGTCGAACGGCTCGAGATCCCGCACGAGGCGCTCCCGTCGACGGGAATCCTGAAGATCTGGTTCCCGCTCCCGGTCGAGACGGAGTCGCAGAGGAACGTCACCGTCACGAACCTCTCGGCTCCCGACTTCATCGTCGCCGGCCCGTTCACCACAGGGGCTATCGGCTACGTCTACTACGAGGTCCCGGCCGACGCAGTCAACGGGGACCTCGTCATCACGGCGGATATCGCGTTCACCTCCTACGAGCAGATCTTCGAGGATATCGATCCGGCACTGGTCGGGGAGTACAACACGAGCGATCCTGAGTACCTGCTCTACACGAAGTCCGAGCGGAACATCGAACTCACGGACGCCGTCCGGGAGAAGGCGAGGGAGATCGTCGGAAGCGAGACGAACCCGCACCTCCAGGCGCAGATGATCTACTACCACATCATAGAGACCTACCCCTACAGCCACGTTCCGCACGGCTCGCTCGACGCCCGCGAGCCGAAAGTGGCCGAGTCGACCTATATGTTCGAGACCGATCATGGCGACTGCGGCACCCAGAGTTTGCTCTTCTCTGCATTCTGCCGGTCGCTCGGGATCCCCGCCCGCACCCTCGGCGGCTACCAGATGATCATGGCTGAGACGCCCGGCGGCCACTTCTGGTCGGAGTATTACCTGCCCGGCTACGGCTGGGTCCCCAACGACCTGACGGTCGCCGAGGCGGCCGACTGGGTTGCCATGCCCGACGAGAAGCGGACCGCGTTCAAGGACTACTACGCCGCGAACCTCGATCCAGCACGCCTCGTCATCCAGAAGAACGTCGACGCTCCGATGGACCCGGCCCTGCCCGACGACGCCGTCTCCTTCAGGGTTGTCCGGCAGTCCCCGGCGATCGTCTCCGATACGGCAGACTACGACATCGAACTCTTCTGCATGGGGTGTTTCGGGATCAGCCTTGAGACCGTCGACTGA
- a CDS encoding nucleotidyltransferase family protein, producing the protein MDTVTREAGGECARIIGILRGNKRYLEETYHVGSIGIFGSCRRGEEREESDVDILVEFSRVPGIFGFLETSSGTFPRFSVDQWTWSKRARSNPVSAAAS; encoded by the coding sequence ATGGATACCGTCACCCGCGAGGCCGGCGGGGAGTGCGCGAGGATCATCGGCATTCTCCGGGGGAACAAGAGGTACCTGGAGGAGACCTATCACGTCGGGTCCATCGGCATCTTCGGCTCGTGCCGGCGTGGCGAGGAGCGCGAAGAAAGCGACGTGGACATCCTGGTCGAGTTCTCCAGGGTGCCGGGGATCTTCGGGTTTCTCGAGACTTCGAGCGGTACCTTTCCGAGATTCTCGGTAGACCAGTGGACCTGGTCGAAAAGGGCGCGCTCAAACCCCGTATCGGCCGCCGCATCCTGA
- the recQ gene encoding DNA helicase RecQ: protein MDPLYAALEHYYGYTSFLPFQEEIVRDILRKRDVLAVLATGGGKSLCYQLPALVTGGLTVVVSPLISLMKDQVDTLVTQGVPAATLNSTLPYDAMVKTLADLEAGRLRLLYVSPERVVQPRFLAALRESGVTLVAVDEAHCISEWGHQFRPEYRQLSVLKEQFPEVPMIALTATAIPEVRQDIIRQLSLADPAVYVGSSNRENLRYTVAGKKDAYPQLIDYLRSNPNRSGIVYFSSKKRTEEIAERLRNDGVRALPYHADLPDNYRHRVQEQFIRDEIDVVCATNAFGMGIDKPDVRFVIHYDMPKSLEAYAQETGRAGRDGEASDCILFYSPGDRRKNQVMLERDSLDRPDLYPVAVQKLNDMAAFCETTRCRREYLLRYFGETFTGVPCGGCDICLQPDEFIDGREIAEKIVRCISGLPGPFGITHIADILAGSKSSRVLARGHQDLPSYNSGSEYSSNQWSSFIRQLIATGYLDQSSGKYPVVTLNVRSRAVLSGGESVRLARPEDSRARDRGNGPDERPFDAELFEELRSVRKRLADDLSVPPYVVFHDRTLKEMARRYPQTLEEFAAIPGVGSAKLERFGEIFVAAIGNCRPPVPDAGGAAARPGGEPGGSLPSAQPVAPADPDKIPDDLLLEEAYALQGYIRELREELRRAEDLHKALLARARETGIRENEAYALATEISRRRHIVTERFYERYPEVFVKIAKVTISAAEQAVGKEALEECVEYEESEKVSVRNKAA, encoded by the coding sequence ATGGACCCCCTCTACGCAGCCCTCGAGCACTATTACGGCTACACCTCGTTCCTCCCCTTCCAGGAAGAGATCGTCCGCGATATCCTCCGGAAGAGAGACGTCCTCGCCGTCCTTGCGACCGGCGGGGGCAAATCCCTCTGCTACCAGCTCCCCGCTCTCGTGACGGGCGGGCTCACCGTCGTCGTCTCGCCCCTGATCTCGCTCATGAAGGATCAGGTCGACACCCTCGTGACGCAGGGGGTCCCTGCGGCCACCCTGAACAGCACGCTCCCCTACGACGCGATGGTGAAGACCCTCGCGGACCTCGAGGCGGGCCGGCTCCGCCTGCTCTACGTCTCGCCCGAGAGGGTGGTCCAGCCCCGGTTCCTCGCCGCCCTCCGCGAGTCGGGCGTGACCCTCGTTGCCGTCGACGAGGCGCACTGCATCTCCGAGTGGGGCCACCAGTTCCGGCCGGAGTACCGGCAGTTGAGCGTCTTAAAAGAGCAGTTCCCGGAGGTCCCGATGATTGCCCTGACGGCGACCGCGATCCCCGAGGTCCGGCAGGACATCATCCGGCAGCTCAGCCTCGCGGACCCTGCGGTCTACGTCGGGAGTTCCAACCGCGAGAACCTCCGGTATACCGTTGCCGGCAAGAAAGACGCGTATCCTCAACTCATCGACTACCTGAGGAGCAACCCCAACCGGTCGGGGATCGTCTACTTCTCAAGTAAGAAGCGGACGGAAGAGATCGCCGAGCGGCTGCGCAACGACGGGGTCCGGGCCCTGCCCTACCACGCGGACCTGCCGGACAACTACCGCCACCGGGTGCAGGAGCAGTTCATCCGCGACGAGATCGACGTGGTCTGCGCCACGAACGCCTTCGGGATGGGGATCGACAAGCCCGACGTCCGGTTCGTCATCCACTACGACATGCCAAAGAGTCTGGAGGCGTATGCGCAGGAGACCGGGCGTGCAGGGAGGGACGGCGAAGCAAGCGACTGCATCCTCTTCTACAGCCCGGGGGACCGGCGAAAGAACCAGGTCATGCTCGAGCGGGACAGCCTGGACCGGCCGGACCTCTACCCGGTCGCCGTGCAGAAACTCAACGATATGGCGGCCTTCTGCGAGACCACCCGGTGCCGCCGGGAGTACCTCCTCAGGTACTTCGGCGAGACCTTCACCGGGGTGCCGTGCGGGGGCTGCGACATCTGCCTGCAGCCGGACGAGTTCATCGACGGGCGGGAGATCGCCGAGAAGATCGTGCGCTGCATCTCCGGGCTGCCGGGACCGTTCGGCATTACACACATCGCAGATATCCTCGCCGGCTCAAAGAGCAGCAGGGTGCTCGCGAGAGGCCACCAGGATCTGCCGTCGTACAACTCCGGGAGCGAGTATTCAAGCAATCAGTGGTCTTCGTTCATACGGCAACTCATAGCGACGGGCTACCTCGACCAGAGTTCCGGGAAGTACCCGGTCGTCACTCTGAATGTGCGGAGCCGGGCCGTCCTCTCCGGCGGCGAGAGCGTGCGGCTCGCGAGGCCGGAGGATTCCCGGGCCCGCGACCGTGGGAACGGCCCGGACGAGAGGCCCTTTGACGCAGAACTCTTTGAGGAGCTGCGAAGCGTCCGGAAAAGGCTTGCGGATGACCTGAGCGTCCCGCCCTACGTGGTCTTCCACGACCGGACCTTAAAAGAGATGGCCCGCCGGTATCCGCAGACGCTTGAAGAGTTTGCAGCCATTCCCGGCGTCGGGAGTGCGAAACTGGAGAGGTTCGGCGAGATCTTCGTCGCCGCGATCGGGAATTGCCGGCCTCCGGTGCCGGATGCCGGGGGTGCAGCGGCACGCCCCGGCGGGGAGCCCGGCGGATCTCTGCCGTCCGCGCAACCGGTCGCCCCGGCGGACCCCGACAAGATCCCCGACGACCTCCTCCTCGAAGAGGCCTATGCGCTGCAGGGGTACATCCGGGAGCTGCGCGAGGAGCTCCGCCGGGCCGAAGACCTCCATAAAGCGCTGCTCGCGCGAGCACGCGAGACGGGCATCCGGGAGAACGAGGCCTATGCTCTGGCGACGGAGATCAGCCGGCGGCGTCATATCGTCACGGAACGGTTCTACGAGCGCTATCCGGAGGTCTTTGTTAAGATCGCGAAGGTCACGATCAGCGCCGCCGAGCAGGCGGTCGGGAAGGAGGCGCTCGAGGAGTGCGTCGAGTACGAGGAGTCGGAGAAGGTGAGCGTCAGGAACAAGGCGGCGTAG